The DNA region TCAACGTTAAAAACACAACGCTTCTGGCAGAGCTGGGAGACACAGCCTGTGCAAAAGCAATAACCGATGCTCTGCCTATAGAGACCGGGCTGAATGAATGGGGGGATGAATTCTATTTTACGATCCCGGTAAACATGCCACTTGATGAAACGGCAACAACAAAAGTAAATGTCGGCGATATCGGCTACTGGCCTCCGGGAAATGCCCTGGCCATATTCTTCGGAC from Pseudomonadota bacterium includes:
- a CDS encoding cyclophilin-like fold protein → MSIKISINVKNTTLLAELGDTACAKAITDALPIETGLNEWGDEFYFTIPVNMPLDETATTKVNVGDIGYWPPGNALAIFFGPTPLSSGSDPVPASEVSLVGRIIDDPAILKTVKDAARIKIDKS